TGACGAGAACATGCCGGCGCGGATAGCTCACCGCGTAGATCCGGCGCGTTTTCGCGGTCGAGTGTGCGATCAGCTCCGGCGCATTTTCGTAGCAGCAAATCACTTTATCGAGAATCGTTACATCAGCGACCGGCGCGTTCTCGTGCATCGCGACGAAATCGCCGTGCCGGTATTGCGTGCGATCTTGCAGTTGCATTTCCGCCGAGAGCCGGCGCGCCGTAGCGATCATTTTTTCCGAAATATCGAAGCCGGTGGCTTTTGCGGCGCCGTCTTTGAGCAGGCTCAAGTGCAAGCCGCCGACGCCGCAGCCGATTTCGAGAATTTCGGCCTCTCGCAACCCCTTTTGACGGATGCCTTCGGCGAGATATTGTTGCTCTTTGCGCAAGCCCTTTTTCTTGAAATATTTTTCCGAGCGGCGGGCTTGCGTGTTGAAAAATTTATTGGTGCCTTCAAGAGTGCAACAATTCATGGGTTTTCCCAACGTTTAATTTCCCGTTTCTGGTGCATGTCGAGGAGCTTGTACAAAAGAAAAACCAAATCGTTTGGCGCTCACAAATGCAATGAGGCCCGCCGCGAATCCCCACAAAATATATCCCAAGCCGGTGGCGGCAAGCCATTGCGGCTCCAGCGCGGCCAAATGACCGCGGCTTTCAAGAAAATAAAACAATAAGGTTCCGATAAATCCGGCGGCAATCGCGGCTTGTACTTGCTGTGGTTTAGTGTTCGGGAGAAAAAGCGCCACCATCGGCAAGAAAATCGTCGTGGTCAAAATGCCGGACGAGAGATAAAAAATATCCCACAGCGATTCGGTGAACAACGAATAAAGGTAAGCCACGGCAATCGCCAGCACGGAGATCACACGCGCCAATTTCAGCCGGTCGACTCGCGAGCGATTCTCGAGCGCGGGCACGATGATATCATAGCAAATCGACAGCGCCGCCACGTTGCCGCAGGTGTCAATCGTGGACATCGACGCCGCAGCCAGGCCGACGCCGAGCAAAACGTTCAACCACACCGGCGCGTAATCATTCATCAGCGCGGCGAAAATCGTCGCACCGTCTTTCAACTCCGGTGGGATCACACCATTAACCGGCGGATAAAGATAAAGCGCCGAAAGCCCGATCAGCATCGGCAACAGGCCGACGAAAATCAGCGAATTGGTTGCCGCGATGCCGACAGCTTGCCGCGCTTTGGCAGCGGAGCGTGCCGCTTGCAAGCGAATCCACACGTCGGTTTCCACCAGCCATCCAGGCAGATAAGAGATGAACGTCAAAACAATCAGCGCCGCGCCGGCAGCGAAGCACGACAGCGCCGAGACACCAGTTTTCGGCGGCGCCGGCACCTTGGTCAAAAATGTCGAGAAACTTTCTTGTTGCAAAATTTCGTGGAGGCCCAAATAGGCAATAGTCGCGATGAAAAAGGCAACCAAAAGATATTGCACCTTGTCCGTCACCACATCAGCCTCGAAACCGCCCAAAGATGAATAGGCCGCCACCACCAGGGCCATCAAAATCAGCATCACGTGCTTGGAAGTTTGCAACAGCGGCGCCAGGATGATCGCCGAGGCGTAGATTTCCGCGCCGCACCAAATGATGAAAACAAATGCCAGCGGCACGGCCAGCATTTGACGCGCGCGTTGGCCGAAGCGTTGCCCCACCATCTCCGGCTGCGAAAAGGCGGCCAAATTACGGAAGCGCGGAATGAGCAGAAAAAATCCCAACATCGCCATGAGCCAGGGGATGACCAGCAGCCAGGCGGCGCTGAGGCCGTACCAATAAAACAATTGCACGCCGTACACGCACGACCAACTGATCGACATCATGCTCGCCGAGATCGACAAACCGACCGAGCCGGCCGACAAGTTTTTTTTCGCGTCCCAAAACTCGTTGGCATCGGCCTGCTTGCCGCGGCGAAGGTCGCGGCGATAGATGTAATAACCCATGCCGACGACGACAACTGAGTAGGCGATGAAACCGAGCCAGTAAAATATGGTTGACATGCTGTTATGATTCTGCTTGACCAAGTGTGGTATTCGGATTTGCCGAATCGTCCGGATTCAAGCTGTTGGATTTTTGATCCGGGCGATTCGTAAAATCCGAATACAAAAGCTTTTCACGTGTTTCGTGGGCAAAGTTCAAATCTGCCGAAGTAGAATCAATTCACGTGCAATAACATCGCTTGCAAATATCTGCCTTCGGGATGATAAACGCTGATCGGATGATCCGGCGCGTGGCCGCTTTGGCCAAGAATGCGAACCGCACGTTTTGCATCGGCAGCGGCGCCGAAAAGAATTTTCTGAAAAAGATCCGGGGAAACTGGCTGTGAGCACGAACACGTGAGCAGCAAGCCGCCGGGTTCGATTATCTTCATCGCCTGCAAATTGACATCCTTATAAGCCCGCGCGGCATTTTCAATGTCCTTTTGGCGATGCGCGAAAGCCGGCGGATCGAGAATGATGAAATCGAACTTCTGCGTCGTGGCGCGCAGATAGTGAAAAATGTCGGCGATGACGAAATCTTCCGGCACGGCTTCGAGATTGTTGAGGGCGAAATTTTGTTTTGCCAGCTCGATGGCGGCACTCGAAGAATCCACCGTCACCACACGCTGCGCGCCGGCATGTTTGGCATACACCGAAAATGCGCCGGTATAGCCGAAACCGTTCAGCACATTTCGCTTTTGGCACAATCGCGCCACCCAGGCGCGGTTCTCCCGTTGATCGAGAAAAAAGCCGGTCTTCTGGCCTTCGTGAACGTCGACGGCAAAGTGCAGGTCGTTTTCGCGAATGTGAATGAACCGCGGCATCGCGGCGCCGGCGAGAACTTGCGTCACTGCTGGCAAGCCTTCCTCATGCAACGCCGCGCCTGTGCTGCGCTCGAAAATGCCCTCAGGTTGTATAAGTTCTTGCAACGCTGCGACGATCTCATTTCGAAAATGCGACATGCCCAGCGTGCTGATTTGTACGACGAGATAGTCGGCATATTTGTCAACAATCAAGCCGGGCAGGCCGTCGCCTTCGGCATTGACCAGGCGAAAGGCATTGGTGTTTTGCCCATTGGTGGCAAAGAGCCGGCGGCGGGTTATATACGCGTTTTCAATTTTGCGCCGGAAAAAACCTGCATCAATGGCCTCATCACGCCACGTCAATATCCGGCAAACGATTTGCGAGTGGGGATTATAAAAACCGCGTCCGAGAAACTCGCCATTGGCGGCGATGATCTCGGCCATGCCGGGTTCTTTCGCGCCGTCCAGCCGGGCCAGCGCGCCGGAAAAAATCCACGGATGAAAGCGGCGCACCGAACGGTCGCGGTTGGGTTTGAGATACAGCTTAATCATGTCTGCTTCGGTTGCCGGCAAATCTTTGACAAGACGCTTGTGCCCACTTTTTTGATTTCTCACCGCATGCCCAGTCTAAAGACGGACTTCCCGATCAATTTTTCCAGATCGCCGTCATAAAATTTATGCTGATAATCTTCCGCTTCGAACAGATGTTGTGTGATCGGCTGCGTGCCGCGATGGATGAGATATTTCAGTTCATCCAAATTTCGCGACCAGCAGGCGCCGTTAAAAAACTCCGCGCCGGCGAATTGAGTTTTGTACAGGGCATTTTGCGAATAACAGCTTCCCAAATAAATGCAGTCGAATTTTTCCTTCGCAAAATAATCCACCGCGGCGGTCATCATGAACATGCCGAGGTTTTGGCGGTAATAATTGAGATCGTAAAAGGCGTAGTAATACTGCGCCACGTACGGCGGCTCCAGATAAAGCATTACCAAACCCACGTCGCGTTGCGTGGCAGCATCATGAAAGATCAGCAGATGGGTGGTGATTTTCGA
The candidate division KSB1 bacterium DNA segment above includes these coding regions:
- a CDS encoding sodium:solute symporter family protein, encoding MSTIFYWLGFIAYSVVVVGMGYYIYRRDLRRGKQADANEFWDAKKNLSAGSVGLSISASMMSISWSCVYGVQLFYWYGLSAAWLLVIPWLMAMLGFFLLIPRFRNLAAFSQPEMVGQRFGQRARQMLAVPLAFVFIIWCGAEIYASAIILAPLLQTSKHVMLILMALVVAAYSSLGGFEADVVTDKVQYLLVAFFIATIAYLGLHEILQQESFSTFLTKVPAPPKTGVSALSCFAAGAALIVLTFISYLPGWLVETDVWIRLQAARSAAKARQAVGIAATNSLIFVGLLPMLIGLSALYLYPPVNGVIPPELKDGATIFAALMNDYAPVWLNVLLGVGLAAASMSTIDTCGNVAALSICYDIIVPALENRSRVDRLKLARVISVLAIAVAYLYSLFTESLWDIFYLSSGILTTTIFLPMVALFLPNTKPQQVQAAIAAGFIGTLLFYFLESRGHLAALEPQWLAATGLGYILWGFAAGLIAFVSAKRFGFSFVQAPRHAPETGN
- a CDS encoding class I SAM-dependent rRNA methyltransferase is translated as MIKLYLKPNRDRSVRRFHPWIFSGALARLDGAKEPGMAEIIAANGEFLGRGFYNPHSQIVCRILTWRDEAIDAGFFRRKIENAYITRRRLFATNGQNTNAFRLVNAEGDGLPGLIVDKYADYLVVQISTLGMSHFRNEIVAALQELIQPEGIFERSTGAALHEEGLPAVTQVLAGAAMPRFIHIRENDLHFAVDVHEGQKTGFFLDQRENRAWVARLCQKRNVLNGFGYTGAFSVYAKHAGAQRVVTVDSSSAAIELAKQNFALNNLEAVPEDFVIADIFHYLRATTQKFDFIILDPPAFAHRQKDIENAARAYKDVNLQAMKIIEPGGLLLTCSCSQPVSPDLFQKILFGAAADAKRAVRILGQSGHAPDHPISVYHPEGRYLQAMLLHVN
- a CDS encoding methyltransferase domain-containing protein; this encodes MNCCTLEGTNKFFNTQARRSEKYFKKKGLRKEQQYLAEGIRQKGLREAEILEIGCGVGGLHLSLLKDGAAKATGFDISEKMIATARRLSAEMQLQDRTQYRHGDFVAMHENAPVADVTILDKVICCYENAPELIAHSTAKTRRIYAVSYPRRHVLVKLMFRSAKFFLKLFRQAFHPYYHEPAQIQNWIGASGFEKVYERETCIWLIQIFERKMNGRTHLATHF